The following DNA comes from Alienimonas californiensis.
GCGGCCGGCGGCAGACTACGACCGCCTCCATTCGAAAGTGCCGATGTCTTCGTTCCCGCCCGCGGCCGTTCTATTCGCCCTGACCTTCGCCGTGGCGGCCGCCGCGGAGCGGCCGGACGTCGTGGTGGCCGACTTCGAAGCCGCCGACTACGGCGAGTGGACGACGACCGGCGAGGCCTTCGGCGACGGCCCCGCCGCGGGGACGCTGCCGGGGCAGATGCAGGTCGACGGTTTTGAGGGCCAGCGGCTCGTCAACAGCTTTCACGGCGGCGACGGGGCGGTCGGCACGCTGACCTCCCCGCCGTTTGAAGTCTCGCGGGACCACCTGAACCTGCTGGTCGGCGGCGGCGGGTACGAGGGCGAGACCTGCGTGAACCTGCGGATCGACGGCAAGGTCGTGCGAACCGCCGTCGGCCCGAACCTCCGGCCCGGGGGCCGCGAGCGACTCCTGCCGCGGACGTGGGACGTGAGCGAGTTCGCCGGCCGCACCGCCCGCATCGAGATCGTCGACGCCCGCCGCGGCGGCTGGGGGCACATCAACGTCGATCAGATCGTGCACTCGGACGCGGCCGCGGACGTCCCCCCGCCGCCGGTGACGCTGGAGCGCCCGCTCGTCGTGGACGGTTCGCACCTGCTCGTGCCGATCGCCAACCCCGGCGCCGGCGGGGAGACCGTGCGGCTGGGGCTGTTCGACGGGGATCGGGCCGTGCAGACCTTCAACGTCTCCCTGCCGCTCGACGGCGAACCGAACTGGACCGCCGCCTACCCGCTGAACCATTTCGATGTCGCCGGCCGGACGCTCACGCTGAAGACGGCGGGCGAGCCGGTGAACCCGCACGTGGCCGCCGCGTTCGAGGCGATCGCCGTCGGCCCGGAGAGCCGGGCGCTGGGGCCGGCCGACTGGACCCGGCCCTACCGCAACGCCTTCCACCTCGCCCCGCGGCGGGGGTGGAACAACGACCCGAACGGCCTCGTCTATCACGACGGGCTGTGGCACGTCTTCTACCAGTACAACCCGTTCGGGATCGAATGGGGCAACATGCACTGGGGGCACTACACGAGCCCGGACCTGACCGCCTGGACCGAACGGCCGATCGCCCTGTTCCAGAACGGGCCCGACGACGCGATGTTCTCCGGCGGCGGGTTCGTGGACGCGAAGAACTCCGCGGGGCTGGGCGCGGGGCGGCTGTTCGTGGCCTTCACCAGTACCGGCCGTGGCGAGTGCCTGGCCCACAGCGCCGACGGCCTGACGTTTACGGAGTTGCCGGAGAACCCGGTCGTGAAGCACACCGGCCGCGACCCGAAAATCTTCCGGCATGAGCCGACGGAGCATTGGGTCATGGCCGTCTACCAGCAAGAAGAAACCGCCGAGACCCGGGCCGTGCCGCAGTCCCCGGCGTCGGCAGCCCGCGAGGCCGACCTGCGGACGGCCCAGATCGCCTTCTACCGCTCCGCGGACCTGCGAACTTGGGAACGCACGGGCGCCTTCACCCACCCGAACCGCCGCAGCGTGTTCGAGTGCCCGGAACTGTTCGAACTGCCCGTCCTGAGCGACGGCGGACCGACCGGGGAAACGCGGTGGGTCCTGTACGGCGCCGACAACCGGTATTTTCTCGGCGACTTCGACGGAAAGACGTTCGCCGCCGACAGCGGCCCGCACGGGGACACGCACGGGGCTTTCTACGCCGCCCAGACCTTCAACAACGCCCCGGACGGCCGCCGCATCCAGATCGGCTGGCTGCGGACGGCGCTGTACCTGGACCGCTTCCCGGACCAGACGGTCAACCAGTGCCTCTCGCTGCCGCACGAACTGACCCTCCACGCGACCCCGGACGGCCCCCGCCTGCGGTTCACGCCGGTCGCGGAGGCGGAGAACCTGCGGACCGACCTGCGGGCAGAGGGCGAGGACCTCTCCGCCGAGCAGGCCGCCGAGTTGCTGACCGCCGCCGCCGCCGCGCCGTCGGAAACGCTGGTGACGTTCGCCGAGGGGGGCCGGCACACGCTGACGATCGACGGCGTCGACGCCAGCTTTGAGGGGACCTCCGCCCGCATCTTCACCGATCGCACGGTCGCGGAGATCTACGTCGACGGCGGCCACCGGTACGTCGTCCGCACCCGCCCGGACGCCGCCTTCCAAGACGCCGTCTCCCGCGTGGCCCCGGGCGATCGGGTCGCGTCGCTGCGGGTGTACGGGTTGAAGTCGATCTGGCCGCCCGCCGCATCAGGGTCGCCCGCGGAGTAAGGGTGCGGGCCAAGGGCAGCCCCCACGGATCGGCGAGGTGACCCGAGGGGGCCGAAGTTCCCGCTTTGAGAGTCGGCGACCCGTTTTTCTCCTCCCCGCCGAATGCGCGACTGCGCGATCGGCGGACGGCGTTACGATCGGAATCGCTCCCGGCGGCGCCAGGCGTCGGGCACAAGCAGGCCCGGGACGGAATCCCGGGCGTAGAACCATTTGACCGTGCACGATCAACTCGAAGCCGTCGCCGATCCCGTCGACTCGCTGTTCTCCGCCTCCGCATCAATCTCGGAACGGGAGCTGGACGGGAGCGCGCTGGCGGACGCCGTGCTGCGTGAGGCGCCCGTCGCCGTGCTCGTGGCGGATCGGGAGGGCGTCGTGCGGCTGGCGACACGGGAGATCGAACGCCGCTTCGGCTGGGCCGCCGGCGCGTTGGAGGGACGGTCGATCGCGGAGTTGATCCCTGATCGAAACGTGTCCCGCCATCGGGCGTTTTGGAGCCAGTTTTTCGAGGCTCCCCGGCCGCGGACCTTTCCCGCCTCCGCGGGGCTGACCGCCCTCTGCCGCGACGGCGAGGAACTGCCGATCGCCCTGCGGCTCGCCCCGCTGACGGTGGACGGGGAATCGCTGGCCGTCGCCGTCATCGAGGACGTGAGCGACGTTCAGGAAGAGGCCGCTGTCTCCCGTCGGCAGGATCGCACCCTGCTGACGTTTCTGAATCACTCCCCCGCGGTGATCTACCTGAAAGACGCCTCCGGCCGCTACCTGATGGTGAACCGGCAGTTCCTCCAGATCTTCGGCCGGACGATTGAGCAGGTCGTCGGCCACGGCGAGGAGGGGATCCACCCGCCGGAGATCGCCGAGCAGATCCGCCGGAACGACCGCGCGGCGCTGGAGGGCGGCAACCCGGTGCGGTTCGACGAAACCGTCGAGCACACCGACGGCCCCCGGGACTACCTCTCCGTAAAGTTCCCGATGCGGGACTCCGCCGGGCGCATCTGGGGCCTGGGGGGCATCTCCACCGACGTGACCGAGCGTAACCGGGCCGTCGCGCAGGCCGTCCAACTGGGCACCCGGCTGGAGATGATCCTCAACTCCGTCGGCGAGGGGGTCTACGGTCTGAATCTGGACGGGCGGATCACGTTCGCCAACCGGGCCGCGGCGACGATGCTGGGCTGCGGAGTGTCCGATCTGGAGGGCCGTCCGCACGGCGAAGCCGTGCGGCACACCCGCCCCAACGGGGTCGGCTATCTGCCGGAGACCTGCCCGATCCTGGCCGTGCTGCGAGACGGGGAGCCGCGCTCGTCGGACGACTGCCTGCTCTGGCGATCGCTGGGCAACAGCTTTCCCGCCGCCTACGAGTGCGCCCCGCTGCGGACCGGCGGGGAGGTCGTCGGGGCGGTGGTGACCTTTCGAGATCTCACCCGCGAGCGGGAGCGCGACCGCGTCCGCCGGGAACTCTCCGCGGCCCGGGCGGTGCAGAAGCGGCTCTACCCCTCCGGCCCCCCGCGGGTGCCGGGGTTGGACGTCGCCGGCGCTGTCTTCCCCGCCGAGGAAGCCTGCGGCGACTACTACGACTTCGTCCTCCAACCCGACGGCACCCTAGCCCTCGCGGTGGGCGACGTCTGCGGTCACGGACTGGGCCCGGCGCTGGTGATGGTCGAGGCCCGGGCCTTCCTCCGCGCCGGCCTGGCCCCCGGCCGCAGCCCGGCGGAGGTGCTGACCCGCATGGAGCGGCAGATTTCCCCGGACCTCGGCCCGCTGTTCCTCACCCTGCTGTTGGGCGTGCTGGACCCGCAGGCCCGCACGTTCGATTACGCCGCCGCCGGCCATGTGGGTTACCACCTGCCGATCGGCGGTCCGCCGGTACGGCTGGAGAGCACCGCCCCGATCGTCGGCCTGCTGCCGGAGCCGGAGGTCGAATCCGGGCCCACGGTGCGGCTGTCCCCCGGCGATCTCCTGCTGTTCCCGACGGACGGCCTGGAGGAGACGATGAACGCGGAGGGCGAGCAGTTCGGACCGGAGCGCATCCTGCAGACCGCCGCGGAGCTTCGCGACCGTTCGGCGGCCGAGATCGTGGCCCGTCTGAACGAAGCCGGGCGGCGCTTTCGCGAGCCGCAGCCGCAGGCGGACGACGTCACGATCGTGATCGTCAAGGTGGAGCGATAGGTCGGGCTCGTCGTGGGCGTCGTTGTGGCCCCGGCGGGGCGGCCGCCATAGTGGCGGCATGACCGCTTCGCTCCTTCTGCTCGCCCTGATCCTTCCGACAGCGGCGGAGGACGGCCCGGCGAACGTTGGCGCCGACCGGCCGTTCGCCGACTTCGACGCGGCGTCGGCCTGGGTGGGAACGACCGGCGGCGGCGTCTTCCGCGACCGCGTCCGGCCGCAACCAATCGAGGGGACGCCGGACTTCTGGTATCGGATCGAGACCGGCCCGGGCACGGCCGAGTTTTTGCTCGTGCGGCCCGCCGACGGGGTGCGGGAGCCGGCCTTCGATCACGCCGCGGTCGCCGCCGCCCTCTCCCGCCGCGGGGGGGAACGGGTCCGGCCGGACGCCCTGCCCTTCCGCTCCGTCACGTTCCCCGACGGCCCGGACGGCCCGGTGCGTTTCCGCGCCCGCGGCGCCCGCTGGGAGATCGACGGGACCGAGGTGCGACGGATCGACGAACCCGGCGACGCGGTGGAGCGGGGCTCCTACGGCGTGGAGTTTCTGAACCGGCCCCGCCCGTCCCGCAGCGGTTCCGAGACGAACGTCACGTTCGTCAATCGCACCGCCGGGCCGATCGCCCTGTTCTGGCTGAACGACGGCCAGGAGACCGGCTACGGACAGATCCCCGCCGGCGAGCGCCGCGGCCAGCACACCTACGCCGGACACGTCTGGCGGGTTCGCGACGCCGCCGGCGAGTCGCTCGCCGTGGTGGTGGGCACGGAGCAGGACGGCGTGGCCGTCATCGACGGCCCGATGGCGGGCTCCGATCCCGAGTCGCCCCCCGCCGCGCCGGAACGCGCCTCGCCCCCGCCGATTCGCCTGCGGGACGGAAACGTGTTCCTGACTGCCACCGGCCGCCGCCTGACGGACGCCGACGCCAAGCCCGTGCCGGAGGGCTATCGAAAGATCCTCTACCGCGGCCCGGTCCTCACGAGCCCGGACGGCCGGACGGTCGCCGTGCAACGGGCAGTCGTCGCCCCGGTCCGCGAGATCACGCTGACGCCCGACGGCGCCGAGCCGATTCGCCTCGACTATCCGAAGCCGGGGGACCTGCGGGACCAATCCACGCCGGTCTTCTTCGACGCCGCCACCGGGGAGCGGGTCGACGTGCCGACGGAGCGGCTGCCGGACCAGTTCTCCCTCGGCCGTTGGCGCTGGTCGGCGGACGGCGAGGAGCTGTTCTTCCTGCACAACCCGCGGGGGCACCGGTTCCTGCAGATCCTCGCCGCAAACCGGGAGACCGGCGCCGTGCGGGTCGTGGTGGACGAACAGAGCGACACGTTCGTCGATTACTCCCAGAAGACCGAACTGCACTGGCTGCCGGTCACAGACGGCGAACCGGAAACGCTGCTGTGGGCCAGCGAACGCAGCGGCTGGAACCACCTGTACCGCATCGACGCCAAGTCGGGCGCGGTTCTCAACGCCGTCACCGCCGGCGAATGGGTCGTGCGGCGGGTGGAGAAGATCGAGGACGGCCGCGTCTGGTTCACCGCCCTCGGCGTGGTCCCGGGGCAGGACCCGTATTACGAGCACCTGTGCCGGGCGAACCTCGACGGGTCCGGGTTCGTCACGCTCACCTCCGACGACGCGAAACCCGGCGACGGCACGCACGAGTGGGAGTTTCTGAGCGACGGGGCGTACCTCCTGGATCGGTTCAGCCGCGTCGACCTGCCGCCGGTGACCGTGCTGCGGGACGCGGAGACCGGCGCCCTCCACTGCGAACTAGAACGGGCCGACGCCGCCGCCCGCCTCGCCACCGGCTGGCGACCGCCCGTGCGGTTCTCCGCGAAAGGCCGCGACGGCGCGACGGACATCCACGGGACCGTCACCTTCCCGCCCGGGTTCGACCCGGACGCCGCGGAGCGCGGCACGGTTCCGATCCTCGACAACGTCTACGCGGGCCCCCACGGTGCGTTCGCCCCGAAGGCGTGGGGCGACGCCCGGCATGTGCGGGAACTGGCCGCGCTGGGCTTCGCGGTCGTGCAGTGCGACGGGATGGGCACGAACTGGCGGAGCAGAGCGTTCCACGACGTCTGCTGGCGGGACCTGGCGGACTCCGGGTTCCCCGACCGCGTGCGGTTCATCCGCGCTCTCGCCGGGGCGTATCCAGCGCTCGATCGGGAGCGCGTCGGCATCTACGGCGGTTCGGCCGGCGGGCAGAGCGCCCTGCGGGCGCTGCTGTCGCACGGCGACCTCTACAAAGCCGCCGCGGCGGACTGCGGCTGTCACGACAACCGGGTCGACAAGTTGTGGTGGAACGAGGCGTGGCTGGGGCGGCTCGGCCCGCACTACGACGACAGCTCCAACGTCCGCGACGCCGCCCGACTGCAGGGCGACCTGTTGCTGACGCTCGGGGGGATGGACCGCAACGTCGACCCCGCCTGCACCCTCGAAACCGCCGCCGCCCTCGAGGCCGCCGGCAAGGAGTTCACCTTGAAGATCTACCCAGAGGGCGGCCACGGCGTCGGCGAGCGGGACGACGCACGCCGACTGCGGGCGGAGTTCTTCCGGCAGACGCTCGGCCGGCGTTGACCCCGCCGTTCAACGAGCGGCGGCGGGCTGGGCGGCGTCCTTCAGCGCCGTGCGGACGGCTTGGGCGACGGCCTTCGCCAGAACCTCGGAGCCCTCGTCCGTGAAGTGCACGTTCCGCGGCTTCTGCCACTTGGCGAGGTCCGCCGAGGCGACGGCGTGCAGGTCGTTCACCTGCACGTCACGGCCCTTCACGACCTCCGCGGCGAGGGCGTTGTACTTCACCGCGTCCCCGCCGATCCGCCCGTGCGAACCCTGCGGCACGGGCGTCGTCGTGGCCCAGATCACCTCGGCCCCGGTCTTCTCCAGGCGATCGAACAGCAGGGTGAGGTTCTTGCGGTACTCCTCCGGCGGGACCTGTTGGGTTCCCTGCTCCACCGGGACGAGTTTGCCCGCGGCGTCCATGTATTTCAGATCGTGCAGGCCCCAGTTGACGTGGATCACGTCCCACTCCTCCTCGCCCAGCCAATCGTCGAGTTGGACGAGGCCGTGTTTCGTCGCGGCGCCGTTGCCGGGGATGCGGTACACGTTCGCCTCGCCGGCCAGTTCCTTTCGCACCGGGTCGGTGTAGCCGATTGAAATGGAGTCCCCGATCAGCAACACCCGCGGCAGCGCGGGGTCGACGGTGGCGGGCGCGGCGGCCGGCGGGGCGAACGCGGGCAGGAGCAGGGCGAGGACGGGCAGCATCGGGGAGCCTTCTGGAACGGGGCGAACGCCGTCAGGATAACGCAACAGCCGACGGCGATCCGTCCCGCAGGCGACGACGTCCCCGTCCCGGCGGCGTGAACCGCCGCGTTTTGCGGTGCGTTCCCGTTCCGTCCCCTCCCCCGCAAAGGCCCGCAGATGTCCGCCGCCCCGTCCGACTCCGCCACCGACCGCCGCCACAGCCTTGCCGAGTTCGTCGCCGCCACGAATCAGCAGGACCGCGGCGAGGGCTTCTTCGAGATGGAACGCGACCGCCTGCTGGAGGTGAACCTCGGCGCCGCCGGTACGGAGGTCTGGATCAAGGCCGGGGCGATGGTCGCCTACACCGGCCGCATCGGCTTCGAGCGCGAGGGCATGCTGGAGCACGGCCTCGGCAAGTTCCTCAAGAAGGCCGTCAGCGGCGAGGGGGCGAAGCTGACGAAGGCCACCGGCCGCGGCCGGCTGTACCTCGCCGACCAGGGCAAGAAGGTCACGTTGCTGCATCTCGACGGCGAGAGCCTGTTCGTCAACGGCAACGACATGCTCGCCTTCGAGCCGACGCTCGGCTGGGACATCAACCTGATGCGCTCGCTGGGCGCGATCGCCGGCGGCGGGCTGTTCAACGTCCGCTTCGCAGGACGCGGCATGCTGGCGATCACGACGCACTACGACCCGCTGACGCTCCGCGTCGAACCGGGCGGCCCGCCGGTCTTCACCGACCCGCAGGCCACGATCGCGTGGAGCGGAAACCTCGAACCGAAGTTCAAAACGGACGTGCAGTTCAAAACCCTGCTCGGCCGCGGCAGCGGCGAGAGCATCCAGATGGAGTTCACCGCCGCCCGCAGCCCCGGTTTCGTCGTCGTCCAACCGTTCGAGGAACGCCCCATGCCCCCCGGGGCGGCGTGAGCCGGATCGTCCGACGGCTCAGCGCACGTCCGGGTAGAACCGGCCGAGCCAGTCCGCCGGGGCGCCGTAGGCCCAGCCCCAGGCGATCGCGAGGTAGGTGACGTTCGCCCGCACCACGCCCCATTCGCGCACGCGGCGGTCGCTGGTCTGGACCGGCGCCGGCAGCTCGCGGATCCGGCCGCGATCCGGCGGCAGACCGCGGTTCATCCGCAGACAGAGGTCGGCGTCCTCCATCACCGGCAGGGACTCGTCGAACCCGCCGACGGCGGCAAAGTCGCTCGCCCGGCAGGCCATTGCCTGATCGCCGAACAGCAGTCGCAGGCCCGAGAAGGCGTAGCGGTGCGGCCGGTAGATCAGCGGGGCGTAGTGCGTCTTGAGGCGGTGATGCAGCGAGGTGAGCCGACTCGGCCCGTGCGGTCCCGTCAGCGTCGTGCGGCCGCCGACGAGCGCCGTGCCCGGCTCCGCCAGCGCCGCGGCGATTGTGGCGAGGTAATCCGGCGGCAGCACGGTGTCCGCGTGCAGGAAGCAGAGCAGTTCCCCCGTCGCCGCGGCGGCCCCGGCGTTCATCTGCCGCGCCCGACCGGCCGGCGACCGCACCACCCTCGCGCCGGCCGCCTCCGCGATCGAAACGGTACCGTCCCCGCTCCCCCCGTCGGCGACGATCACCTCCCCCGGCGGCGGATCGAGCGCGCCGAGATGAGCCAGCGTCTCGGGCAGCGCGGCCGCTTCGTTCAGCGTCGGGATGACGACCGATACGTGACCGTCACTCACGCGTCCATACCCGCCGCGACCAAAGCCCCCTTCAGCGTCCGCCGGTGGTCGCCCTGCTTGCCGAGGGCGGCGGTCGGCTGGGGGAGCCGCGGTTCGCCGGGCGGGAGCGCCCCGCGGGCCTCGGCGGCCAGACGAAAACCGTCGGGGAACTCGCCGACGCCGATCTGGGCGTCGAACAGCGTCGTCAGCCGCCACTGGGCCGCCCGGGCGCCCTCCAGATCGCCGGCGACGACGCGGTCGTAGACCTCCACGACCAACTCCGGGGCGGCGTTCGCCGTAGCATTCGTACCGCCGTGGGCGCCGGCGGCGAGCATCGGCAGCAGGGCCGCGTCCCAGCCGGTCAGGATCGCGAAGTCCGGCCGCTCCGGCAGGATCTGCGAGCACAGCCGCACCATCGCGGAAACGTCCCCGCTGCTGTCCTTCACCCCGACGACATTCGGGCATTCCTTGGCCAACCGGGCCGTCAGCTCGACCGGGATCGTCACGGCGAACGAGGGGATGTTGTAAACCAACACCCCCACCGGACTCTCCGCGGCGAGCCGTCGAAAATGCTCTTCGATCGCTTCCGGCGAGGGCCGAAAATAGATCGGCGCCGTCACCGCGACGGCCGCGGCCCCGCACTCGGCGGCGTGTTCGCACTCGGCGAGCGTCTCCTTCAGGTTCGCCCCGCCCACGCCGGTCAGCACCGGCACGCGGCCGGCGGCGGCCTCGCAGGTGGCGCGGGTCACGAGGCGACGTTCCTCGGCGGTCAGCCGCAGGCCCTCCCCCGTGCTGCCGTTGGCGTACAGGCCGTGCACGCCCTTCCCGATCAGCCAGTTGGCGTGCGAGCGCAGGGCCGCTTCGTCCACGCCGCCGTCGGCGGACCGGGGGGTGAGCGTGGGAACGAGGATGCCGCGGAACACCGGGGCTCAGTCCGAATGAGGAACGACGATTGGCGAGGTCAGAGCCTAACGGGACCGCGCCCGTTCGACATTCGTCGTAGGTCAGGCGTCGTTCGTCAGACCCGCGGTCACCGGCCGCCCGACGAGGCGGACCACGGCGACGCAGACCGCCAATCCGATCGGCAGGCAGATCCATGCCGGCACGCCGAAGCCGACGGGGACGTAGCCGCAGGCCAGTGCGATCAGCCCGACCGTCGCCGCGTAGGGCATTTGCGTGGAGACGTGGTCGAGGTGATCGCAGCCGCTGGCGGCGCTGCTGAGCACCGTGGTGTCGCTGATCGGGGAGCAGTGGTCCCCGAAGATCGCCCCGGCCAGCACCGCCCCGATCGTGCCCAGCATCGCCGGTTCGGCGGCGATCGCCGCGATCCCTACCCCGGGCGAACCGATCAGGCCGGCGCCGAGTTCGATCAGGAGGGGAATCACGATCGCCATCGTCGTCCAGCTCGACCCGATGCTGAATGCGATCGCCGCCGCCAGCACGAAGCCCAGCGCCGGCAGCCAGTGGGCGGACAGGTACGGCTCCGCCACGCCGGCCAGATACGGCCCCGTCCCCAGCACGGTGCACGCCTGCCCGACGGACCAGGCGAGGATCAGGATCACCGCGACCGGGAACATCCCCTGGGCCCCGGCGACCCACGACTCGGCCGTCCCGCCGATCTTCAGGGCCCCGGTCGCCGCGGCCGTCAGGCAGGCGGTCAGGGAGGCCGCCAGCGAGGCGATCAGCAGGGCGGTGAAACTGTCGGCCTTCTCGACCACCAAGCGGACGGAGCTGTCCTCCCCGCTCGGCCACCAACCGGCCTCGCCGGTGGCCTCCAGTCCCGTCGCCCACATCACCGCGGCCAGCAGGAACACCAGCACGGCGATCGGTGCGAGGGCGTTGATCAGCTTCGGCTGGGCGTCCTCGACGGCGACCTCGTCGGCGGAAGCCGGGGAGGAACCGGGGCGGGTCAGTTGCCCGGTCGTCGCGGCCCGGACTTCAGCCCGTCGCATCGGACCGAAGTCCCGCCCGGTCCAGGCGACCGCGAACACGAACGCCAGCAGGTAGATCGGGTAGAAGCGATACGGGATCGTTTCGAGGAAGTAGGCGTACGTCGCCTGCTCCCCCCCCAGCGCCTCGAAGCCCTCGCTGATCGCCTGAATCTCCACGCCGACCCAGGTGGAGACCGCCGCCAGCCCGGCGACCGGGGCGGCAGTGCTGTCGATCAGGAAGGCCAGCTTTTCGCGACTGATTCGCAGCCGGTCCGTCAGCGGCTTCAACGTGCCGCCGAGCAGCAGCATGTTGGCGTAGTCGTCGAAGAAGACCAGGAACCCCAGCCCCCAGCCCGTCAGCTGCCCGCGTTCGCGGGTGCGCGCCCGTCCGCCGACCCAGTTGACCAGCGCGGTGGTCCCGCCGCTGCGGGTCATCACCCCGACCATCGCCCCCAGGAAGAAGGTGAACAGCAGCGTGACGACGTGGTAGTCGTCCACGGCCGCCGGCTGAATCAAGTCCGTGCACATCGCGCGAAACGCCGACAGCGGCTCCCCGCCGGTGAGCACCAGCCCCGCCCCGTACACGCCCGCCAGCAGGGCGAACAGCACCTGACGAAACACGATCGCCAGCCCGATCGCCACCAGCGGCGGGACCAGCGACCAGGCGCCGTACTTCTCCGCGGCGGGAGTTTCCTCGGGCTCTGCCTCGGCGACCGGTTCCTCGCCGTCGAGTTCCTCGGCGGGGGCAGCGACGTCTGCGGGGACCGTCGCCGACGCCTCCGGCTCCTGAGCGGCCAGCGGTCCGGCGTACGTCGTCCCGGCGAGGGCGACGAGCAGTAACGCGACGGTGCGCAACGTCATGCGGATGCAGGCGTGGGGCCGACGGCGTCCGCGGGGAGT
Coding sequences within:
- a CDS encoding Na+/H+ antiporter NhaC family protein, translated to MTLRTVALLLVALAGTTYAGPLAAQEPEASATVPADVAAPAEELDGEEPVAEAEPEETPAAEKYGAWSLVPPLVAIGLAIVFRQVLFALLAGVYGAGLVLTGGEPLSAFRAMCTDLIQPAAVDDYHVVTLLFTFFLGAMVGVMTRSGGTTALVNWVGGRARTRERGQLTGWGLGFLVFFDDYANMLLLGGTLKPLTDRLRISREKLAFLIDSTAAPVAGLAAVSTWVGVEIQAISEGFEALGGEQATYAYFLETIPYRFYPIYLLAFVFAVAWTGRDFGPMRRAEVRAATTGQLTRPGSSPASADEVAVEDAQPKLINALAPIAVLVFLLAAVMWATGLEATGEAGWWPSGEDSSVRLVVEKADSFTALLIASLAASLTACLTAAATGALKIGGTAESWVAGAQGMFPVAVILILAWSVGQACTVLGTGPYLAGVAEPYLSAHWLPALGFVLAAAIAFSIGSSWTTMAIVIPLLIELGAGLIGSPGVGIAAIAAEPAMLGTIGAVLAGAIFGDHCSPISDTTVLSSAASGCDHLDHVSTQMPYAATVGLIALACGYVPVGFGVPAWICLPIGLAVCVAVVRLVGRPVTAGLTNDA